The Streptomyces sp. DG1A-41 genomic sequence GCATACGTAGGATGCCGCAGGGAGGGGCTGGCGCGGGGGCGAACGGCCCACCAGGTGCTTTCGGCCCGGCTACCTACGTCGGCCCAAGGCGGATTTGCCCGGGTTGCTTCGGGCGAAGAGCCACGTGCCGCAGTCATGCCGAAAACGCTTATCGCAACCGCCGAGCCAGCCTCCTGGGCCGTCCCTGGGCCGTCCGAGGCCGACCGAAGCTGACAGACGGCACCCACAGGTGACCACCCCCACCCCAGTCTGGCCTGGGCACCCGCAGTTGATCTGCCACACTGGATGGGTTATGCCTGCACCCGGAGAACTCACTTTCGTCGCCCCGCGCGGAGCCAAGAAGCCGCCGCGGCATCTCGCCGACCTCACTCCTGCCGAGCGCAAGGAGGCCGTTGCCGCTGTCGGGGAGAAGCCGTTTCGTGCCAAGCAGCTCTCGCAGCACTATTTCGCGCGGTACGCGCACGATCCGGAGCAGTGGACCGATATTCCGGCCGGCTCCGCGGTCGGCTTCAGGAGGCGCTGCTTCCCGAGCTGATGTCCGTCGTGCGGCATCTGTCGACCGACCAGGGCACCACGCGCAAGACGCTGTGGCGGCTGTTCGACGGGACGCTTGTCGAGTCCGTGCTGATGCGCTACCCGGACCGGGTGACCATGTGCATCAGCTCGCAGGCCGGGTGCGGGATGAACTGCCCGTTCTGCGCGACCGGGCAGGCGGGGCTCGACCGGAATCTGTCCACCGCCGAGATCGTGCACCAGATCGTGGACGGTATGCGGGCCCTCAGGGACGGCGAGGTGCCCGGCGGGCCGGCGCGGCTCAGCAACATCGTGTTCATGGGCATGGGCGAGCCGCTCGCCAACTACAACCGGGTCCTCGGCTCCATCCGGCGGCTCACCGACCCCGAGCCCGACGGGCTGGGGCTCTCGCAGCGCGGGATCACCGTCTCGACGGTCGGTCTCGTCCCGGCCGTCCACCGGTTCGCCGACGAGGGCCTCAAGTGCCGCCTCGCGATCTCGCTGCACGCCCCCGACGACGAGCTGCGCGACACCCTCGTCCCCGTGAACACGCGGTGGAAGGTGCGCGAGGTCCTCGACGCCGGGTTCGAGTACGCGGCGAAGTCCGGACGCCGGCTGTCCATCGAGTACGCGCTGATCCGGGACATCAACGATCAGGCCTGGCGCGGTGACCGGCTCGGGCGGATGCTCAAGGGCAGGCCCGTGCATGTGAACCTGATCCCGCTCAACCCCACGCCCGGCTCCAAGTGGACGGCCTCGCGGCCCGAGGACGAGAAGGCGTTCGTGGAGGCGATCGCGGCCCATGGTGTGCCGGTGACGATCCGGGACACCCGTGGTCAGGAGATCGACGGGGCGTGTGGTCAGCTCGCGGCCACCGAACGGTAGTCTGACCGGCGTAAGCACACGTGCAGACTGCGACACCTGCAGACTGCGATACCTGCAAATCCGACATCTTCACATTCCGACAGGGGAGCGCCACAGCGCTGAGAGTGCGGCACACGGCCGCAGACCCTCCGAACCTGGCCCAGGTCATTCTGGGTAGGGAGATCGGTCATCACTCGAGCTGTTGCGCCCTGCCCGGGACCCCAGAGATCCCGGGCAGGGCCGCGTCTTCTCCTGGTCACTCCAGGAGGAATCCAGTGAGCAACCACAACAGGCGGCTGACGGCGGTGGTCGTCGGACTCGGCATGGCCGGCACACTCGCCGCCTGCGGGTCGTCCGACGGCGGCCAGGGATCCGGCGACTCCAAGACCGTGACCCTCGTCAGCCACGACTCGTGGGCCGCTTCGAAGGACGTCATCGCGGCGTTCGAGAAGCAGTCCGGCTACAAGGTGAACGTCCTCAAGGACGGCGACGCCGGGCAGGCCGTGAACAAGGCCATCCTGACCAAGGACAACCCGCAGGGCGACGTCTTCTTCGGCGTCGACAACACGCTGCTGTCCCGCGCCCTCGACAACGGCCTGTTCCAGCCGTACGAGGCGAAGAGCTCCGACCGGATCGCGCCCGAGTACCGGGCCGACCAGGACAAGCACCGGGTCACGCCCGTCGACACCGGCGACATCTGCGTCAACTACGACAAGAAGTACTTCGCCGACCACAAGCTCGCCCCGCCGCGGAGCTTCGACGACCTGGTCAAGCCCCAGTACAAGAACCTCCTGGTCACCGAGAACGCCTCCACATCCTCGCCCGGCCTCGGCTTCCTGCTCGGCACCGCCGCGAAGTACGGCGACGACGGCTGGCAGGACTACTGGAAGAAGCTCAAGGCCAACGGCGTGAAGGTCGTCGACGGCTGGGAGCAGGCCTACAACGAGGAGTTCTCCGGCTCGGCCGGCGGCAAGAAGGCCAAGGGGGACCGGCCGCTGGTCGTGTCGTACGCCTCCTCGCCGCCCGTCGAGGTCGTCTACGCCGACCCGAAGCCCACCGAGGCACCGACCGGGGTCGCGCAGGACACCTGCTTCCGGCAGGTCGAGTACGCCGGGCTGCTGAGCAACGCGAAGAACACCAAGGGCGGCAAGGCGTTCCTCGACTTCCTGATCAGCGAGCGGTTCCAGGAGGACATGCCGCTCAACATGTACGTGTACCCGGTACGCGAGGGCGCCCAGGTGCCGCCGGAGTTCGTGAAGTACGGGCCGCGGGCCAAGGACCCGGCGACCATGGACCCGGCGAAGATCGCCGAAAACCGTGACCAGTGGGTCAAGTCGTGGACCTCGCTCGTACTGAAGTAACCGGAGCAGCCGTCCGCAAGGACCGTCGTGGGAGCGCGGCGCGGCTCGGGCTCATCGCCGTGCCCGTCGCGTTCTTCGCGGTCTTCTTCGCCTACCCCGTCGCCGCGATCGTCGCGCGCGGTCTGGAGGTCGACGGGGTCTGGCGGTTCGGGCGGATCGGAGAAGTGCTGGCGCAGTCCGACGTCCGGCACGTCCTGTGGTTCACCGCCTGGCAGGCGGTCGTCTCGACGGTGCTCACCCTGCTGATCGCCTTGCCCGGCGCGTACGTCTTCGCGCGCTTGGACTTCCGCGGCAAGCAGGTCCTGCGGGCGGTCGTGACCGTGCCGTTCGTGCTGCCCACGGTCGTCGTCGGTACGGCCTTCCTGGCACTGGTCGGGCGCGGCGGGCTGCTGGACGAGCTGTGGGGTGTGCGGCTGGACACCACCGTGTGGGCGATCCTGCTCGCGCACGTCTTCTTCAACTACGCGGTCGTCGTACGGACCGTCGGCGGGCTCTGGGCGCAGCTCGACCCGCGCCAGGAGGAGGCCGCGCGGATGCTCGGGGCCTCGCCGCTGCGGGCCTGGCGGCAGGTCACGCTGCCGGCGCTCGCGCCCGCCGTGGCCGCCGCCGCGCTCATGGTCTTCCTGTTCACCTTCACGTCCTTCGGCGTCGTCCAGATCCTCGGCGGGCCCACCTTCTCGACCCTGGAGGTGGAGATCTACCGGCAGACGTCGGAGATCTTCGACCTGTCCACGGCGGCCGTGCTGACGATGATCCAGTTCGTCGCTGTGGGCGCGGTCCTCGCCCTGCACGCCTGGACCGTACGGCGGCGGGAGACCGCGCTGCGGCTGGTGGACCCGTCCGTGACCGCGCGCCGGCCGCGCGGCACCGGGCAGTGGGCGCTGCTGGGCGGGGTGCTCGTTACCGTGGTCATGCTGCTCCTGCTGCCGCTCGCCGTGCTGGTGCAGCGATCCCTGGACGCGCCCGGCTTCGGCTACTACAGGGCCCTGACCAGGAACGACGGCGGAGTGTTCCTGGTGGCGCCGGTCGAGGCGATCGGCAATTCCCTGTCGTACGCCGTCGCCGCCACCCTCATCGCCGTGGTGATCGGGGGGCTCGCCTCCGTCGCGCTCACCCGCCGGGACGCCGGGCGGTTCGTGCGCGGCTTCGACGCGCTGCTGATGCTGCCGCTCGGGGTGTCCGCGGTGACCGTCGGCTTCGGGTTCCTGATCGCCCTCGACGAACCGCCGCTGGATCTGAGGGCCTCGTGGATCCTGGTGCCGCTCGCGCAGGCGCTGGTCGGTGTGCCGTTCGTCGTGCGGACGATGCTGCCGGTGCTGCGGGCGGTGGACGTGCGGTTGCGGGAGGCGGCCTCGGTGCTGGGGGCCTCGCCCTGGCGGGTGTGGCGCGAGGTGGATCTGCCGTTGGTACGGCGGGCGCTGCTGATCGCGGCCGGGTTCGCCTTCGCGGTGTCGCTCGGGGAGTTCGGGGCGACGGTGTTCATCGCGCGGCCCGACAACCCGACGCTGCCGGTGGCCGTCGCGCGGCTGCTGGGGCGGCCCGGGGAAATCAACTACGGCCAGGCGATGGCCCTTTCGACGATTCTGATGGTGGTGTGCGCTGTGGCCCTGCTGGTGCTGGAGAGGCTGCGGACGGACCGGACCGGGGAGTTCTAGATGCTGCTGAGCCTGGAGGGCGCGACGGTCCGTTTCGGCGGGCGGGCGGTGCTCGACGCCGTCGATCTGGAGGTCGCCGAGCACGAGATCG encodes the following:
- a CDS encoding iron ABC transporter permease; protein product: MDLARTEVTGAAVRKDRRGSAARLGLIAVPVAFFAVFFAYPVAAIVARGLEVDGVWRFGRIGEVLAQSDVRHVLWFTAWQAVVSTVLTLLIALPGAYVFARLDFRGKQVLRAVVTVPFVLPTVVVGTAFLALVGRGGLLDELWGVRLDTTVWAILLAHVFFNYAVVVRTVGGLWAQLDPRQEEAARMLGASPLRAWRQVTLPALAPAVAAAALMVFLFTFTSFGVVQILGGPTFSTLEVEIYRQTSEIFDLSTAAVLTMIQFVAVGAVLALHAWTVRRRETALRLVDPSVTARRPRGTGQWALLGGVLVTVVMLLLLPLAVLVQRSLDAPGFGYYRALTRNDGGVFLVAPVEAIGNSLSYAVAATLIAVVIGGLASVALTRRDAGRFVRGFDALLMLPLGVSAVTVGFGFLIALDEPPLDLRASWILVPLAQALVGVPFVVRTMLPVLRAVDVRLREAASVLGASPWRVWREVDLPLVRRALLIAAGFAFAVSLGEFGATVFIARPDNPTLPVAVARLLGRPGEINYGQAMALSTILMVVCAVALLVLERLRTDRTGEF
- a CDS encoding thiamine ABC transporter substrate-binding protein encodes the protein MAGTLAACGSSDGGQGSGDSKTVTLVSHDSWAASKDVIAAFEKQSGYKVNVLKDGDAGQAVNKAILTKDNPQGDVFFGVDNTLLSRALDNGLFQPYEAKSSDRIAPEYRADQDKHRVTPVDTGDICVNYDKKYFADHKLAPPRSFDDLVKPQYKNLLVTENASTSSPGLGFLLGTAAKYGDDGWQDYWKKLKANGVKVVDGWEQAYNEEFSGSAGGKKAKGDRPLVVSYASSPPVEVVYADPKPTEAPTGVAQDTCFRQVEYAGLLSNAKNTKGGKAFLDFLISERFQEDMPLNMYVYPVREGAQVPPEFVKYGPRAKDPATMDPAKIAENRDQWVKSWTSLVLK